A genomic region of Polyangiaceae bacterium contains the following coding sequences:
- the floA gene encoding flotillin-like protein FloA (flotillin-like protein involved in membrane lipid rafts), with amino-acid sequence MFGLELGIVGLVVLVLAVLFVGLYLIPIPLWIAAWASGAYVGLSTLIGMRFRRVPPSTVVNARISAVKAGLDISTDDLEAHFLAGGHVERVVQALISADKANIHLPLKRAAAIDLAGRDVLDAVKMSVLPRVIETPRIAAVAKDGIQLIAVARVTVRTNLDRLVGGAGEETVIARVGEGMVSTIGSASTHKEVLENPDHISKNVLSRGLDAGTAFEILSIDIADVDVGANIGAKLQIDQADADKQIAQAKAEERRAMAVALEQEMRAKVVEAEADVPRAMAEAFRSGNLGVMDYYRMRNVQADTSMRQSVANDIVPAVGQR; translated from the coding sequence ATGTTTGGCCTGGAGCTCGGGATCGTCGGATTGGTCGTCCTCGTTCTCGCGGTGCTCTTCGTGGGTTTGTACTTGATTCCCATCCCGCTGTGGATTGCGGCGTGGGCATCGGGCGCCTATGTGGGGCTTTCGACGCTCATCGGTATGCGTTTTCGTCGCGTGCCGCCGAGCACGGTCGTAAACGCCCGCATCAGCGCGGTCAAAGCGGGTCTCGACATAAGCACGGACGATCTCGAGGCGCATTTTCTGGCGGGTGGGCACGTCGAACGTGTCGTACAGGCGCTCATTTCGGCCGACAAGGCAAACATCCATTTACCATTGAAACGCGCTGCCGCCATCGACCTTGCAGGGCGCGACGTACTGGATGCCGTGAAAATGTCGGTGCTTCCGCGCGTCATCGAGACGCCACGAATCGCCGCGGTGGCCAAAGACGGTATCCAACTGATTGCGGTTGCCCGAGTTACGGTGCGCACCAATCTCGATCGGTTGGTCGGCGGCGCAGGTGAAGAAACGGTCATTGCGCGCGTGGGCGAAGGAATGGTCAGCACGATTGGATCGGCTTCGACGCACAAAGAAGTGCTCGAGAACCCGGATCACATTTCCAAAAATGTCCTGTCGCGAGGTCTCGACGCCGGCACCGCATTCGAAATTTTGTCCATCGACATCGCGGATGTCGACGTTGGCGCGAACATTGGCGCCAAATTGCAGATCGATCAGGCGGACGCCGACAAGCAAATTGCTCAGGCGAAAGCGGAAGAGCGGCGTGCAATGGCGGTGGCATTGGAGCAAGAAATGCGTGCAAAGGTCGTGGAAGCGGAAGCAGATGTGCCGCGTGCAATGGCGGAAGCCTTCCGCAGCGGAAACCTCGGTGTCATGGACTACTACCGCATGCGAAATGTCCAAGCCGACACGTCCATGCGTCAATCGGTCGCAAATGACATCGTGCCTGCGGTCGGACAGCGGTGA
- a CDS encoding YdiU family protein: MPIAFEHTYAKLPDRFYARVRPTPVSKPAIVAVNASLAELLGVHLDELTSPEGVAMLAGNRIPEGADPIALAYAGHQFGGFVPQLGDGRAILLGEIVGTDGRRYDVQLKGAGPTPFSRGGDGRAALGPVLREYVVSEAMAALGIPTTRALAAVTTGDIVYRDNLLPGAILTRVSASHIRIGTFQYFAVRKDQDAIKRLTEYALDRHYPNVSTQEGPALALLEAVMKAQIHLVASWLSIGFVHGVMNTDNMSISGETIDYGPCAFLDGYHPGRTFSSIDRGGRYAFANQPRIALWNLSRLAETLIPLVHDDEERAATILTERLETFSARFEDAYGNRMRQKLGLRKELAGDLELAQSLLELMAESRADYTNTFRRLCDVAAGGDEERLTELFEKAEGIRAWLVTWRARLEHESVLPDERAALMRKASPAFIPRNHRIEEMIAAATRGDMQPFERLHRVLARPYDDQPEDAELALPPGDEQWKYRTFCGT, from the coding sequence ATGCCCATCGCCTTCGAACACACCTACGCCAAGCTCCCGGATCGCTTTTACGCTCGCGTTCGCCCGACGCCTGTCTCCAAGCCGGCGATCGTCGCCGTCAATGCTTCGCTGGCCGAGCTCCTCGGTGTGCATCTCGACGAGCTCACGTCTCCCGAAGGGGTCGCCATGCTCGCGGGCAACCGGATTCCAGAAGGCGCCGATCCCATTGCACTGGCGTATGCGGGGCATCAATTCGGTGGATTCGTTCCGCAGCTTGGGGACGGGCGCGCAATCTTGCTCGGTGAAATCGTGGGCACGGACGGACGGCGTTATGACGTGCAGCTCAAAGGCGCAGGGCCGACGCCATTTTCTCGAGGAGGCGATGGGCGCGCAGCGCTCGGCCCCGTCTTGCGCGAATACGTCGTGAGCGAAGCCATGGCCGCGCTTGGTATTCCGACGACTCGGGCGCTCGCGGCCGTCACGACGGGCGACATCGTGTACCGGGACAACCTGCTTCCTGGTGCCATTTTGACGCGCGTTTCGGCGAGTCACATTCGCATTGGCACATTTCAATATTTTGCGGTTCGCAAGGACCAGGACGCCATCAAACGCCTCACCGAGTATGCGCTCGACCGGCATTACCCGAACGTCTCGACGCAGGAAGGCCCCGCGCTCGCATTGCTCGAAGCGGTCATGAAGGCGCAGATCCATCTCGTCGCGTCGTGGTTGTCGATTGGATTCGTGCACGGCGTCATGAATACCGACAACATGTCGATTTCCGGGGAAACCATCGATTATGGTCCTTGCGCATTTCTCGACGGTTACCATCCGGGGCGAACGTTCAGCTCGATTGATCGCGGTGGACGTTACGCGTTTGCGAACCAGCCGCGTATTGCATTGTGGAACCTTTCGCGATTGGCCGAAACGTTGATTCCGCTCGTGCATGACGACGAAGAACGAGCGGCGACGATCTTGACCGAACGGCTCGAAACGTTTTCTGCAAGGTTCGAAGACGCGTATGGCAATCGAATGCGTCAAAAACTCGGTTTGCGAAAAGAGCTCGCGGGGGATTTGGAATTGGCGCAGTCACTCCTGGAGCTCATGGCGGAATCGCGTGCCGATTACACGAATACTTTCCGGCGCCTGTGTGATGTCGCCGCTGGTGGTGACGAGGAAAGGCTGACGGAGCTATTCGAAAAGGCGGAAGGCATTCGAGCGTGGCTCGTGACGTGGCGAGCGCGTCTCGAGCATGAATCGGTTTTGCCAGACGAACGTGCGGCGCTCATGCGGAAAGCAAGCCCCGCGTTCATTCCGCGCAATCACCGCATCGAAGAGATGATAGCTGCCGCGACGCGCGGCGACATGCAGCCATTCGAGCGTCTCCATCGCGTGCTCGCGCGCCCATACGACGACCAACCCGAGGACGCCGAGCTAGCTTTGCCTCCGGGTGACGAGCAGTGGAAGTATCGAACGTTCTGCGGCACGTGA
- a CDS encoding type II toxin-antitoxin system VapC family toxin: MKILLDTHVFLWFITADRRMNPTVRDGLRDSTNSVFLSVVSVWEIIVKYRIGKLELPAPPDTYLRAQRVRHRIESLPLDEASVEHLSRIALIHRDPFDRMLVCQAIEHDMVLATEDHMLQAYTTAVDGTPWRKP; encoded by the coding sequence ATGAAAATTCTTTTGGATACGCACGTATTCTTGTGGTTCATCACAGCCGATCGTCGAATGAATCCCACTGTGCGCGACGGACTTCGGGATTCCACGAATAGCGTATTTCTCAGTGTGGTATCAGTTTGGGAGATTATCGTAAAATATCGCATTGGGAAGCTGGAGCTGCCGGCCCCACCCGATACTTATTTGCGAGCGCAGCGTGTTCGCCATCGAATCGAAAGTTTGCCGCTCGATGAAGCCAGCGTCGAGCACCTCAGCCGCATTGCTCTGATCCACCGGGACCCATTCGATCGAATGCTCGTTTGTCAAGCCATCGAACACGACATGGTTTTGGCGACTGAAGATCACATGCTACAGGCCTACACGACAGCGGTTGATGGAACCCCCTGGCGAAAGCCATGA
- a CDS encoding VWA domain-containing protein: MLNRSPLFVFLAAALLAGCANKTTSIDRTIDQRKNIEVAVSDPGPVISASDIMALESTTSNLFVRANKPGTVDVRLRIKAKSIPGTPRPPINLSVVVDTSASMEGAAMEDAKAACAALLDKLSPGDRLALVAFHSGVDVLVPSTVLTTKNMAEIRSKIAAMKPFGTTNLAAGLSAGLAEAQKNFRGDGINRVVLLGDGVPNDASPLASLAQSAGQNKISITALGLGLEYDETVMSMIALNSGGKYHYVKESAKVAQMFQDEVLRLQRVVARSATLRLATGPGVHIQSVVGLPMASPSNVVLGDLIEGEERDVVVRLSLPAKHDGSVVELMDAEIVVDHPTAPGQHLIERTFASVKSTSDAAQIASARNRDVERSAARTDFADRIVRAVAAARSGNLPLAMSLLDTAEKEAKSLAKDLEDPILAEKVDSVGPLRRSLPSLVRREVVSPVMPDAPGLPIPRKPMAGAPAPAAIVMDAQAEAMSAIQGR, translated from the coding sequence ATGCTGAATCGATCACCGCTATTCGTCTTTCTTGCAGCCGCATTGCTTGCCGGATGTGCCAACAAAACAACATCGATCGATCGCACCATCGATCAGCGCAAGAACATCGAAGTCGCCGTCTCGGACCCCGGACCGGTCATTTCTGCATCGGACATCATGGCGCTCGAATCGACCACATCGAACCTCTTCGTTCGCGCGAACAAACCAGGCACCGTGGATGTGCGCCTGAGAATCAAGGCAAAGTCGATTCCGGGCACGCCGCGTCCACCCATCAACCTTTCCGTCGTCGTCGACACGTCAGCATCGATGGAAGGCGCAGCCATGGAAGACGCCAAAGCTGCATGTGCGGCATTGCTCGACAAACTGTCCCCGGGTGACCGGCTCGCGCTGGTTGCTTTCCATTCCGGCGTCGACGTTTTGGTTCCATCGACCGTGCTGACGACCAAGAACATGGCCGAAATTCGCAGTAAAATTGCGGCCATGAAGCCGTTTGGCACAACGAACCTCGCGGCAGGTTTGTCCGCAGGCCTTGCCGAAGCGCAAAAGAATTTCCGCGGCGACGGCATCAATCGCGTGGTTTTGCTGGGTGATGGCGTCCCCAATGATGCTTCGCCTCTCGCATCGCTCGCGCAATCGGCAGGACAAAACAAAATATCCATCACGGCGCTCGGATTGGGCCTCGAATACGACGAAACCGTGATGAGCATGATCGCGCTCAATTCTGGCGGGAAATACCACTACGTCAAGGAATCGGCGAAGGTTGCCCAGATGTTTCAAGATGAAGTCTTGCGTCTTCAGCGCGTGGTTGCGCGAAGTGCCACGCTTCGACTGGCCACTGGCCCCGGCGTGCACATCCAAAGCGTCGTCGGATTGCCCATGGCAAGTCCGTCGAACGTCGTGCTGGGCGACTTGATCGAGGGTGAAGAAAGGGATGTCGTGGTACGTTTGTCCCTGCCCGCAAAACACGATGGTTCGGTCGTCGAGCTCATGGATGCGGAAATCGTCGTCGATCATCCGACCGCACCCGGACAACACCTGATCGAACGAACGTTTGCTTCGGTAAAATCGACGTCGGATGCGGCGCAAATCGCATCGGCTCGCAATCGGGATGTCGAACGGTCGGCTGCGCGAACCGACTTTGCCGATAGAATCGTGCGCGCCGTCGCGGCTGCGCGAAGTGGCAATCTACCCCTGGCCATGTCGCTGCTCGATACGGCGGAAAAAGAAGCGAAATCATTGGCCAAGGACCTCGAAGATCCCATTTTGGCAGAAAAAGTCGATAGCGTCGGACCCTTGCGCCGTTCGCTGCCATCGCTCGTGCGTCGAGAGGTCGTGTCTCCGGTGATGCCCGATGCACCGGGCCTCCCAATACCGCGCAAGCCCATGGCGGGTGCCCCTGCGCCGGCTGCAATCGTGATGGATGCGCAAGCCGAAGCGATGAGCGCAATACAAGGGCGCTAA
- a CDS encoding DUF2281 domain-containing protein — translation MSTSTKRQILETLDDLPEQSLATVAEFVEFLRAKAVGGPITRLAVPTNEPRPYGLAAGEFTTPADFDEPLPSEILDAFEGR, via the coding sequence ATGTCCACGAGTACCAAGCGGCAAATTCTCGAGACTCTCGACGACCTACCCGAACAGAGCCTTGCAACAGTCGCCGAGTTTGTCGAGTTCCTTCGGGCAAAGGCCGTCGGTGGCCCAATCACGCGGCTTGCCGTACCAACGAACGAGCCTCGCCCTTACGGTTTGGCTGCTGGCGAATTCACTACTCCGGCGGACTTCGACGAACCATTACCTTCAGAAATTCTTGATGCATTCGAGGGCCGATGA
- a CDS encoding nodulation protein NfeD — translation MGNSSRNAARNRTSNRRASGFLAFILALCTLILGVVTHGQTAKPIVYVAPIRGEIDNGLAPYVQRAVQEAEQANAARLVIPIDTFGGRVDAAVVIRDALLAADVPTVVFVDHRAISAGALIALAAEDIAMATGATIGAAAPVVAGPGGESTDAGEKATSYVRKEFRATAEARGRPPEIAEAMVDADVEIVGIVEKGKLVTLTTEEALRYDIANYRAETLDDVLSHYGLSDAEIRTLAPNWAEAVVRFLTSPVLSSLLLALGMLGLFVELRTPAFGIPGLVGLVCLGLFFWSHMLIALVGWEEVALVAVGVILIAVEVFIIPGFGIAGVIGAIALLAGLGMSFVGAGVTVEGILTAATRVAIALAVALAGAALLLKFLPRLPFGRHLVLESSLAPLEPSTSGTTPIDMVFPGDLGRAASALRPSGIAEFTGMRLDAMTEGEFIPAGAPVEVTRVEQSHVIVKRVVETGKG, via the coding sequence ATGGGAAACTCCTCGCGCAACGCTGCTCGCAATCGAACGAGCAACCGCCGAGCGTCCGGATTTCTCGCATTTATTTTGGCGCTCTGCACGCTCATTCTGGGAGTCGTCACGCATGGGCAGACGGCAAAGCCCATCGTGTACGTGGCGCCCATTCGTGGTGAGATTGACAATGGCTTGGCGCCTTACGTACAGCGAGCGGTCCAAGAAGCCGAACAAGCGAATGCGGCGAGGCTCGTGATTCCGATCGACACGTTCGGCGGGCGCGTGGACGCAGCCGTCGTCATTCGCGACGCGCTGCTTGCCGCGGACGTTCCTACGGTGGTATTCGTCGACCATCGTGCAATCTCGGCCGGCGCGCTCATTGCATTGGCGGCCGAGGACATCGCAATGGCAACGGGCGCAACCATTGGTGCAGCCGCGCCGGTTGTTGCAGGTCCCGGTGGCGAAAGCACGGACGCCGGAGAAAAGGCCACGTCATATGTGCGCAAAGAATTCCGAGCGACCGCGGAAGCGCGAGGCAGACCGCCGGAAATTGCGGAGGCTATGGTCGATGCGGATGTCGAGATCGTTGGAATCGTCGAAAAAGGGAAGCTCGTCACGTTGACGACCGAGGAGGCGCTTCGTTATGATATCGCCAATTACCGTGCCGAGACGCTCGACGACGTTCTCAGCCATTATGGATTGTCGGATGCGGAAATTCGCACGCTCGCACCGAATTGGGCCGAGGCCGTCGTTCGATTTTTGACGTCGCCCGTGTTGAGCTCGCTATTGCTGGCGCTCGGAATGCTGGGCCTCTTCGTCGAGCTTCGGACGCCGGCGTTCGGCATCCCAGGGCTCGTCGGACTCGTTTGTCTCGGCCTATTTTTCTGGTCGCACATGCTCATCGCGCTCGTCGGCTGGGAGGAGGTTGCGCTCGTCGCCGTGGGCGTCATCCTGATTGCTGTCGAAGTTTTCATCATTCCAGGGTTTGGCATTGCAGGCGTCATCGGGGCGATTGCACTGCTCGCGGGTCTCGGCATGAGCTTCGTTGGCGCAGGCGTGACGGTCGAGGGCATTCTCACGGCCGCGACACGCGTCGCCATTGCGCTCGCCGTGGCGCTCGCTGGGGCGGCATTGCTATTGAAGTTTTTGCCGCGATTGCCATTTGGTCGCCACCTCGTCCTCGAATCCAGCCTCGCACCATTGGAGCCGTCGACATCTGGAACGACTCCAATCGATATGGTTTTTCCCGGGGATCTCGGCCGAGCGGCGTCGGCGCTGCGTCCGTCGGGTATTGCGGAATTCACGGGCATGCGCCTCGATGCGATGACCGAGGGTGAATTCATTCCCGCGGGAGCGCCGGTCGAAGTGACGCGAGTGGAGCAAAGCCACGTCATCGTGAAGCGTGTGGTGGAGACAGGAAAGGGGTAA
- a CDS encoding protein kinase: MGAVYLAHDMSLDRQVAIKVLPDEYAVNPEAQERFIHEARAQARLVSPHIVRIYYIGRVPQAEGNGRGSLYFAMEYVDGGSLEGIVERRELLDPEKARVWMMQAVHGLRAAYAAGLVHRDIKPGNMLVDQHGNLKIADFGLAKATGAKPSSTLAGTIVGTPLYISPEQVNNKPLDHRADMYSLGCAFYHLITGKPPFEGEAPFDIISKHLRDTAPSIVQTRPDVSPRLGFVFDRLLAKTPNERFATHEELLAALEAAAPEAIEYAGFWQRGAAVAMDTAIASALVALLRWPGIIVYLLYVIISHAYGGQTLGKRALRIEVKRLDGRPLGLLRALVRTAASLWGPIFLGVLILLTQGISALTTSIGKLAELEEVKALLGPVVATYVLHSLVYAGGIVLAAFNKRHRAFHDFCAGSHVLYKFRAPVKKKS, encoded by the coding sequence ATGGGCGCCGTGTACTTGGCGCACGACATGTCGCTCGATAGGCAGGTCGCCATCAAAGTGCTCCCGGATGAATACGCCGTCAATCCCGAAGCGCAAGAACGTTTCATTCATGAAGCTCGTGCCCAAGCTCGGCTCGTATCGCCGCACATCGTGCGAATTTATTACATTGGCCGAGTACCTCAGGCGGAAGGTAATGGGCGCGGCTCGCTCTATTTTGCGATGGAATACGTAGACGGTGGATCGCTCGAAGGAATCGTCGAAAGGCGTGAGCTGCTCGATCCGGAAAAAGCTCGCGTATGGATGATGCAAGCGGTTCATGGACTTCGCGCCGCATATGCAGCAGGGCTCGTGCACCGCGACATCAAACCGGGCAACATGCTCGTCGATCAACACGGAAACCTCAAGATCGCCGACTTTGGACTCGCCAAAGCAACGGGCGCGAAACCGAGCTCGACGCTTGCAGGGACCATCGTCGGAACGCCGCTCTACATTTCACCGGAGCAGGTCAACAACAAACCGCTCGATCATCGCGCCGACATGTATTCGCTCGGCTGCGCGTTTTACCATCTCATCACGGGCAAACCTCCATTCGAGGGCGAGGCTCCTTTCGACATCATTTCCAAACATTTGCGTGATACTGCGCCTTCGATCGTGCAAACGCGCCCCGATGTTTCGCCTCGGCTGGGTTTCGTTTTCGACCGGCTTTTGGCCAAAACTCCGAACGAACGTTTTGCGACGCACGAGGAGCTCCTGGCGGCGCTCGAAGCGGCGGCACCGGAAGCCATTGAATATGCGGGGTTTTGGCAGCGAGGTGCAGCGGTTGCGATGGATACGGCGATTGCCAGTGCGCTCGTGGCTCTTTTGCGCTGGCCAGGAATCATCGTCTATTTGCTTTACGTGATCATCAGCCACGCTTATGGCGGACAAACGCTCGGCAAACGGGCGCTGCGCATTGAAGTAAAACGTCTCGATGGGCGGCCGCTGGGGCTCCTTCGAGCTCTCGTTCGTACGGCGGCGTCTCTGTGGGGACCGATCTTCCTCGGCGTGCTCATTCTATTGACGCAAGGCATTTCCGCCTTGACCACTTCCATTGGTAAACTCGCAGAGCTCGAAGAGGTCAAGGCGCTCCTCGGACCGGTCGTGGCGACGTACGTCTTGCATTCACTGGTTTATGCAGGAGGCATCGTCCTCGCGGCGTTCAACAAGCGTCACCGGGCATTCCACGATTTTTGCGCAGGGTCGCACGTGCTTTACAAATTCCGAGCGCCGGTGAAGAAGAAGTCGTGA